Proteins encoded within one genomic window of Actinoplanes octamycinicus:
- a CDS encoding endonuclease/exonuclease/phosphatase family protein: protein MSGVPLRVLSWNVHGLKDDRAALAGLVRELAPDVLVVQEAPRRFRWRHRSAALAGECGLVVAAGGLPALGNLLLVSLRVAIGETWCLRYPLTPGRHLRGAFFARCRVRGAAFTVSGSHLATDPAERPAQAMHWKAELDTLTGPVIAAADLNEGPGGGAWRTVEDGLLTTKDDEPTFPATAPSRRIDGIFVSPDVHIERYEIIATDRARAASDHLPVLADLLLPSD, encoded by the coding sequence ATGTCCGGGGTGCCGCTGCGGGTGCTCAGCTGGAACGTGCACGGGCTGAAGGACGACCGGGCCGCGCTCGCCGGCCTGGTCCGTGAGCTGGCCCCGGACGTCCTCGTGGTGCAGGAGGCCCCGCGCCGGTTCCGCTGGCGGCACCGGAGCGCCGCGCTGGCCGGCGAGTGCGGCCTGGTGGTGGCCGCCGGCGGGCTGCCCGCGCTGGGCAACCTGCTGCTGGTCAGCCTGCGGGTGGCGATCGGCGAGACCTGGTGCCTGCGCTATCCGCTCACCCCGGGCCGGCACCTGCGCGGCGCGTTCTTCGCCCGCTGCCGGGTGCGCGGGGCGGCGTTCACCGTCTCCGGCTCGCACCTGGCCACCGACCCGGCCGAGCGGCCGGCCCAGGCGATGCACTGGAAAGCCGAGCTGGACACGCTGACCGGCCCGGTGATCGCGGCCGCCGACCTGAACGAGGGGCCGGGCGGCGGCGCCTGGCGCACCGTCGAGGACGGCCTGCTGACCACCAAGGACGACGAGCCGACCTTCCCGGCCACCGCGCCGAGCCGGCGGATCGACGGGATCTTCGTCAGTCCGGACGTGCACATCGAGCGATACGAGATCATCGCGACCGATCGGGCACGTGCCGCGAGTGACCATCTACCGGTCCTCGCGGACCTTCTTCTCCCTTCCGACTGA
- a CDS encoding flavin-containing monooxygenase, with the protein MHDSPDPGDRRDAVCVVGAGASGLTAVKNLRELGFQVDCYERETSVGGAWNWRHDRSPVYAGAHLISSRPLTEFPDFPMPDSWPDYPHHSQVLSYLERYSAHFGLGEHIWFGTEVVSAVPTGDGGWEVTTQSTGGGASRTSRYAALVVANGHNWEPRRPEIPGEFRGRVLHAAAYKDPSLLRGRKVLVVGGGNTGCDIAVDAAQQASRVWHSTRRGYWYAPKYVLGRPADQVADRLLRWRLPVRLRQWLYRRTVALTTGDLTRFGVPAPDHQPYESHPVVTSQLPYYLGHGRITPVPDVRAFDGPAVELADGSRIEPDLVITATGYRPRFEFLAPELLDADEHGRPDLHLHAFARKHPTLVVIGLVQPDSGLFPLAHWQSVAAARWLRLRRTDPARATAVQQKESAKPLAAWSRRRVVKTERHWFEVDHVDYLRSLESLLTEMEPAA; encoded by the coding sequence GTGCACGACTCCCCGGACCCGGGCGACCGCCGCGACGCCGTCTGCGTCGTGGGCGCCGGCGCCAGCGGCCTCACCGCCGTCAAGAATCTGCGTGAGCTGGGCTTCCAGGTGGACTGCTACGAGCGGGAGACCTCGGTCGGCGGCGCCTGGAACTGGCGGCACGACCGCAGCCCGGTCTACGCCGGCGCCCACCTGATCTCGTCCCGGCCGCTCACCGAGTTCCCCGACTTCCCGATGCCGGACTCCTGGCCCGACTATCCGCACCACAGCCAGGTGCTCAGCTACCTGGAGCGGTACTCGGCGCACTTCGGGCTGGGTGAGCACATCTGGTTCGGCACCGAGGTGGTCTCCGCGGTGCCGACCGGTGACGGCGGCTGGGAGGTGACCACCCAGTCGACCGGCGGCGGCGCGTCCCGGACGTCGCGGTACGCCGCCCTGGTGGTGGCCAACGGGCACAACTGGGAGCCGCGGCGCCCGGAGATCCCCGGGGAGTTCCGCGGGCGGGTGCTGCACGCCGCGGCGTACAAGGACCCGTCGCTGCTGCGCGGCCGCAAGGTGCTGGTGGTCGGCGGCGGCAACACCGGCTGCGACATCGCGGTGGACGCCGCCCAGCAGGCGAGCCGGGTGTGGCACTCGACCCGGCGCGGCTACTGGTACGCCCCGAAGTACGTGCTCGGCCGCCCCGCCGACCAGGTCGCTGACCGGCTGCTGCGGTGGCGGCTGCCGGTGCGCCTGCGGCAGTGGCTCTACCGCCGGACGGTGGCGCTGACCACCGGCGACCTGACCCGGTTCGGGGTGCCGGCGCCGGATCACCAGCCGTACGAGAGCCATCCGGTGGTCACCAGCCAGCTGCCGTACTACCTGGGCCACGGGCGGATCACCCCGGTGCCGGACGTGCGGGCGTTCGACGGCCCGGCGGTCGAGCTGGCCGACGGCAGCCGGATCGAGCCGGACCTGGTGATCACCGCGACCGGCTACCGCCCGCGCTTCGAGTTCCTCGCCCCCGAGCTGCTGGACGCCGACGAGCACGGCCGCCCCGACCTGCACCTGCACGCCTTCGCCCGGAAGCACCCGACGCTCGTGGTGATCGGCCTGGTGCAGCCGGACTCCGGGTTGTTCCCGCTGGCCCACTGGCAGAGCGTGGCGGCGGCCCGCTGGCTGCGGCTGCGCCGGACCGACCCGGCGCGGGCCACCGCGGTGCAGCAGAAGGAGTCGGCCAAGCCGCTCGCGGCCTGGTCGCGGCGCCGGGTGGTGAAGACCGAACGGCACTGGTTCGAGGTCGACCACGTCGACTACCTCCGTTCGCTGGAGAGTCTGCTCACCGAGATGGAGCCGGCCGCGTGA
- a CDS encoding ROK family glucokinase encodes MTLTIGIDVGGTKVAGGVVDEQGNVLASNRRPTPAEDPAGTRDTIVEVAAELAEQYPEATAIGIGAAAWIDAAGSTVLFAPNLAWRDEPLRDYVSKAVGLPTVLENDANVAAWAEFRFGVAQHADDSMVMITVGTGIGGGIVLNGKLWHGANGVAGELGHIQSVPDGHPCGCGRLGCLEQYASGNALVRFARAGARQEPDRAAKLLELAGGDPLAISGRQITEAARAGDGVAMDAFAQIGYWLGVALADLAQSLDPQILVIGGGVIDAGPLLMGPAERTYRDQLAQRNRFPVAEVHAARMGNVAGVAGAADLARRA; translated from the coding sequence GTGACGCTGACCATCGGAATCGACGTCGGCGGCACCAAGGTGGCCGGCGGCGTGGTCGACGAGCAGGGCAACGTGCTCGCGTCGAACCGCCGGCCGACGCCGGCGGAGGACCCGGCCGGCACCCGGGACACGATCGTCGAGGTGGCCGCCGAGCTGGCGGAGCAGTATCCGGAGGCGACCGCGATCGGGATCGGTGCCGCGGCGTGGATCGACGCCGCCGGTTCGACCGTGCTCTTCGCGCCGAACCTGGCCTGGCGCGACGAGCCGCTGCGCGACTACGTGTCGAAGGCGGTCGGCCTGCCGACCGTGCTGGAGAACGACGCGAACGTGGCGGCCTGGGCGGAGTTCCGGTTCGGGGTGGCCCAGCACGCCGACGACTCGATGGTGATGATCACCGTGGGGACCGGCATCGGCGGCGGCATCGTGCTGAACGGCAAGCTGTGGCACGGCGCCAACGGCGTGGCCGGCGAGCTCGGCCACATCCAGTCGGTGCCGGACGGGCACCCGTGCGGCTGCGGCCGGCTCGGCTGCCTGGAGCAGTACGCGAGCGGCAACGCCCTGGTCCGGTTCGCCCGGGCCGGCGCCCGCCAGGAGCCGGACCGCGCCGCCAAGCTGCTCGAGCTGGCCGGCGGCGACCCGCTGGCGATCAGCGGCCGGCAGATCACCGAGGCGGCCCGGGCCGGTGACGGCGTGGCGATGGACGCGTTCGCCCAGATCGGCTACTGGCTCGGCGTCGCCCTGGCGGACCTGGCGCAGAGCCTCGACCCGCAGATCCTGGTGATCGGCGGCGGGGTGATCGACGCCGGCCCGCTGCTGATGGGCCCGGCCGAGCGGACCTATCGTGACCAGCTCGCCCAGCGCAACCGCTTCCCGGTCGCCGAGGTGCACGCCGCCCGGATGGGCAACGTGGCCGGTGTGGCCGGGGCGGCGGACCTGGCCCGGCGCGCCTGA
- a CDS encoding alpha,alpha-trehalose-phosphate synthase (UDP-forming) — MRRSSLVVVANRLPLDDNAAPDGACEWRRSPGGLTGALHTILQQAPATWVGWGGGQAPGPRLPTVGNVRLRPVALTADEQRGYYEGFANSTLWPLYHDAVQQPVFQREWWDTYRAVNQRFAEAAAEVAGRHAAVWVQDYHLQLVPRMLRELRPDLLIGFFMHIPFPPPELFMQLPRRVELLHGMLGADLVGFQREQAAHNLAQLAQKLLGAETGDHAIHVGGRTVRTGAFPVSIDVAEMAALAARPDVVAHAGKLRHDLGESKRVLLSVDRLDYTKGIEHRLTAYRELLRDGHVKVRDTVLVQVAVPSRERVESYRDLRDRIEGEVGRINGEYGRVGEPAIHYLNQPFDRAQLAALYRTADVMVVTPLRDGMNLVAKEFVAAREDGSGALVLSEFAGAAAELSTAFLVNPHDLDGLKQTLMRALEADPADLRARMSGMRRHLTEHDIYAWARAYLTALDQTGRLAQRLPQ, encoded by the coding sequence ATGCGCCGAAGTTCGCTCGTGGTCGTCGCCAACCGTCTGCCGCTCGATGACAACGCCGCCCCGGACGGGGCCTGTGAGTGGCGGCGCAGCCCGGGCGGGCTGACCGGCGCCCTGCACACCATCCTCCAGCAGGCCCCGGCCACCTGGGTGGGCTGGGGCGGCGGCCAGGCCCCCGGCCCTCGGTTACCAACGGTCGGCAATGTGCGGTTACGCCCGGTCGCGCTGACCGCCGACGAGCAGCGCGGCTACTACGAGGGGTTCGCCAACTCCACGCTCTGGCCGCTCTACCACGACGCGGTGCAGCAGCCGGTCTTCCAGCGCGAGTGGTGGGACACCTACCGGGCGGTCAACCAGCGGTTCGCCGAGGCCGCCGCCGAGGTGGCCGGCCGGCACGCGGCGGTCTGGGTGCAGGACTACCACCTGCAGCTGGTCCCGCGGATGCTCCGGGAGCTGCGGCCGGACCTGCTGATCGGCTTCTTCATGCACATCCCGTTCCCGCCGCCCGAGCTGTTCATGCAGCTGCCCCGCCGGGTCGAGCTGCTGCACGGGATGCTCGGCGCGGACCTGGTCGGCTTCCAGCGCGAGCAGGCCGCGCACAACCTGGCCCAGCTGGCGCAGAAACTGCTCGGCGCGGAGACCGGCGACCACGCCATCCACGTCGGCGGCCGGACCGTGCGGACCGGGGCGTTCCCGGTCTCCATCGACGTGGCCGAGATGGCCGCGCTGGCCGCCCGGCCGGACGTGGTGGCGCACGCCGGCAAGTTGCGGCACGACCTGGGCGAGTCGAAACGGGTGCTGCTCAGCGTGGACCGGCTGGACTACACCAAGGGCATCGAGCACCGGCTCACGGCGTACCGGGAGCTGCTGCGGGACGGGCACGTGAAGGTGCGGGACACGGTGCTGGTCCAGGTGGCGGTGCCCAGCCGGGAGCGGGTGGAGAGCTACCGCGACCTGCGGGACCGGATCGAGGGCGAGGTCGGCCGGATCAACGGGGAGTACGGCCGGGTCGGCGAGCCGGCCATCCACTACCTGAACCAGCCGTTCGACCGGGCCCAGCTGGCCGCCCTCTACCGGACCGCCGACGTGATGGTGGTGACCCCGCTGCGGGACGGGATGAACCTGGTCGCCAAGGAGTTCGTGGCGGCCCGCGAGGACGGCTCCGGCGCGCTGGTGCTCAGCGAGTTCGCCGGGGCGGCCGCCGAGCTGTCCACCGCGTTCCTGGTCAACCCGCACGACCTGGACGGGCTGAAGCAGACCCTGATGCGGGCCCTGGAGGCGGACCCGGCCGACCTGCGGGCCCGGATGAGCGGGATGCGCCGGCACCTCACCGAGCACGACATCTACGCCTGGGCGCGGGCCTATCTGACCGCTCTGGATCAGACGGGGCGGCTCGCGCAGCGTCTCCCTCAATAA
- a CDS encoding alpha/beta hydrolase, with the protein MTAFDLIRFRDWTDPVPPAEREVASLLPDDDEGHPPVLFVPGREHGAAVFAEHWLPRTAGRGFPAHALTPRPGGDPRARAHDVVQTAASLPRQTVLVGHGSGAAAVARALGRYPARAAVLVAPVLGTPVPGLPMLGGRRRTVPPRPVGAPPVLVVGSPDDKVVSPKALDRAAAAYGGAPLMFPGMGHEMMLEDSWAEPIDAILDWLTKQL; encoded by the coding sequence GTGACCGCTTTTGATCTGATCCGGTTCCGCGATTGGACCGACCCGGTGCCACCCGCCGAGCGGGAGGTCGCCTCGCTGCTGCCGGACGACGACGAGGGCCACCCGCCGGTGCTGTTCGTCCCCGGCCGCGAGCACGGTGCCGCGGTGTTCGCCGAGCACTGGCTGCCGCGGACGGCCGGCCGGGGCTTCCCGGCGCACGCGCTCACCCCGCGCCCCGGCGGTGACCCGCGCGCCCGGGCGCACGACGTGGTGCAGACCGCCGCGTCGCTGCCCCGCCAGACGGTGCTGGTCGGCCATGGGTCCGGCGCGGCGGCCGTGGCCCGCGCGCTGGGCCGCTACCCGGCCCGGGCAGCGGTGCTGGTCGCCCCGGTGCTGGGCACCCCGGTGCCGGGCCTGCCGATGCTGGGCGGCCGGCGCCGGACCGTCCCGCCGCGCCCGGTCGGCGCACCGCCGGTGCTGGTGGTCGGCAGCCCGGACGACAAGGTGGTGTCGCCGAAGGCCCTGGACCGGGCGGCGGCGGCCTACGGCGGCGCGCCGCTGATGTTCCCCGGGATGGGCCACGAGATGATGCTGGAGGACAGCTGGGCCGAGCCGATCGACGCGATCCTGGACTGGCTGACCAAACAGCTCTGA